The following proteins come from a genomic window of Meles meles chromosome 1, mMelMel3.1 paternal haplotype, whole genome shotgun sequence:
- the ZNF623 gene encoding zinc finger protein 623 gives MSETLTVMEPPASESGAFPEPRLEGLLGNPEGSCPPQEGGFRGVTITHWKIQAGEAARVGSKSGESPVLSSNLLLLQRELVEGGAHQCEICGKSFTFNSDLVRHQISHAGEKPCRCEQCGKGFSQSSHLVEHQRVHTGERLCVCSMCGKDFIHYADLAEHQRAHTGGKPFRCMQCGRAFHHSSDLVRHQRVHTRERPFECKECGKGFSQSSLLIRHQRIHTGERPYECNECGKSFIRSSSLIRHYQIHTEVKQYECKECGKAFRHRSDLIEHQRIHTGERPFECNECGKAFIRSSKLIQHQRIHTGERPYVCNECGKRFSQTSNFTQHQRIHTGEKLYECNECGKAFFLSSYLIRHQKIHTGERVYECKECGKAFLQKAHLTEHQKIHTGDRPFECKDCGKAFIQSSKLLLHQIIHTGEKPYVCSYCGKGFIQRSNFLQHQKIHTEEKLYECSQYGKDFSSTPNFKNNQGGHQEGLPLSKTAMHVGEKSAGQGEHTDNL, from the coding sequence ATGTCAGAAACACTCACAGTGATGGAGCCCCCTGCCTCTGAGTCTGGGGCATTCCCTGAACCCAGATTAGAGGGACTTTTGGGAAACCCAGAGGGGAGCTGCCCCCCTCAGGAGGGCGGTTTCAGGGGGGTGACGATTACCCATTGGAAGATCCAAGCAGGAGAGGCAGCTCGGGTGGGCAGTAAATCAGGAGAAAGCCCAGTTCTAAGCTCAAacctcctccttctccagagAGAGCTTGTGGAAGGGGGAGCCCATCAGTGTGAGATTTGTGGCAAAAGCTTCACATTTAACTCGGACCTAGTTAGACATCAGATTTCTCATGCTGGGGAGAAACCGTGCAGATGTGAGCAATGTGGGAAAGGCTTCAGCCAGAGCTCTCACCTTGTTGAGCACCAGCGAGTGCACACTGGAGAAAGACTCTGTGTGTGCAGCATGTGTGGAAAGGACTTCATTCACTACGCAGACCTCGCTGAGCACCAGAGAGCACATACAGGAGGAAAACCATTCCGATGCATGCAGTGTGGGAGAGCCTTCCATCACAGCTCAGACCTGGTTCGGCACCAGCGAGTTCACACCCGGGAGAGGCCTTTTGAATGCAAGGAGTGTGGGAAAGGCTTCAGCCAGAGCTCATTGCTTATTCGccatcagagaattcacacaggAGAAAGACCTTATGAGTGTAATGAGTGTGGAAAGTCCTTCATTAGGAGCTCGAGCCTTATTCGACATTACCAGATCCACACAGAAGTGAAACAGTATGAATGTAAGGAGTGTGGGAAGGCCTTCCGTCATCGCTCAGACCTCATcgaacatcagagaattcacactggagagaGGCCCTTTGAATGTAacgaatgtgggaaagcctttattCGGAGTTCAAAGCTTATTCAACATCAGAGGATCCATACCGGGGAAAGGCCTTATGTGTGCAATGAGTGTGGGAAGCGCTTCAGCCAGACATCAAACTTTACCCAGCATCAGAGgattcacactggagagaaactcTATGAATGTAACGAATGTGGGAAAGCTTTCTTTCTGAGTTCGTACCTTATTCGACACCAGAAAATCCACACTGGAGAGAGAGTgtatgaatgtaaggaatgtgggaaagcttTTCTCCAGAAAGCCCATCTCACTGAACACCAGAAAATCCACACTGGGGATAGGCCCTTTGAATGTAAGGACTGTGGGAAAGCTTTCATTCAGAGCTCCAAGCTGCTTCTGCATCAGATTATTCATACCGGCGAAAAGCCCTATGTGTGTAGTTACTGTGGGAAAGGCTTTATTCAGAGGTCAAACTTCCTTCAACACCAGAAAATTCATACTGAAGAGAAACTCTATGAATGTAGTCAGTATGGGAAAGACTTCAGCTCAAccccaaactttaaaaataatcaaggtGGTCACCAAGAGGGACTTCCCTTGAGTAAGACCGCCATGCATGTGGGTGAGAAGTCTGCGGGTCAGGGGGAACACACAGAtaacttataa